Genomic window (Paraglaciecola psychrophila 170):
CTACCTCTCGAAGACAGACCCCTCGTTAATATATGTGGAGCAGATATTATGCCAATATTTTTATTCTTTAAAAACAGTGCGTTACATTATCTTGCAGGACGAAATAGACGATGGTTGCACGGTCTTAGTGAAGAATGCTTATGAAATCACCACAGTAGTGCGTTAGACCGGATGGTCTAGTTATGCCATGAGTATTAGCTAACAAACGTCTGCCAAGCTTGCAGTAAAATATGAAAATCTGCTAAACCACAGCCTGATTGAATATGTAAATCACTTAATTCTTGGCTTTCGTCTTCTTCTGAATGTGCCATCTCTTGGATATGATTATTATTTAGAATCAGTTCAACTTCGTCTTTATCAAACACTAAATGGTATTCCTTTCCATTGTGTTGGTAATGAGAAAGTTGATGGGTTTGAAGCTGCTGGATAGTATTGAGTAACAGTGTCACTTGCCCGGTATCTTGTGCGATTTCATGACTTAACCAATCACCAAAAGCTTCACATTCAAGCTCGCAGGTGGCTACGGGGTGGCCTAAAATATCATGTGAAAATTGATAGTCCATTAGATGTCACAGGTTATTGAATTGTAATCAACCATTATACGCTAAACCAATTGCCAGCTGTGGATAAAATGTCAATTCAGGCATTGCAGGCCATGAGCACTTTGGGAAAACCTTACCCATTATTTAGCTTAACGGTAAATGCACAACCTTTCTGTAAGCGTCAAATATATCAACAATACTAACAAAACTATTGCCTACTTCATCTTTTATAAAATAACCGGCGACGTTAAATGCATAACTATTGAAAATATCTTGCTCATTCTGTGAGGTGCTTAAAACAAATACCACACTATTTTTGTAATCTTTATGTGACCGCAATTTAGTCAAAAACTCAAAGCCGTTCATACGTGGCATTTGTAAGTCTAACAATATGATAAAAGGACGCATTACTTTAGCTGATTCGAGTAATTCAAATGCTTCTACCCCGTCTTTTGCACGTTTTATGGGACTGGAAATTTTGCGACGTTTAAACTCTCGTTTGATACTCATGACATCAATATCATCATCTTCTATTAAAAAGAGGGTGACTTCGTCAGGGCTGAGTTTGCTCATTTATTATTTGCCTTGGGCCATGTGACAATAAGAGTTGCCCCTTTGCCAACATCTGATGTGATTGAAATATTACCTGAATAATTTGCTAATACTTTTTCTACTATTGCCAGCCCTAAGCCACTGCCTTCTACTTCATCTCTTGGTTTAAGAGTTTGAAATTTCATAAATATTTTTTCATGTAACGAGGGATCAATTCCTGGCCCATCATCTGTCACACTTATTTGAAAATCATGTTTTAAATGTTTACATTTTATAGTGATATGCCCAGATGTTTTATCATGATGTTTTATTGCGTTAGATATAAGATTGGTAAGTACCAATTCAAATGGCACTTTAGGTAATACAAGGTCGGTGTCATCTGCTTCAATAATGAAACTGTCTGATAAGGCTAATGACTTGCAACAGCTTTTTACTGACTCTTGTAGATTAAGCGTTTGTGGTAAACCATCATTTTTTCCGATTCTAGAATAATCAAGTAAGTCTTTAAGTAACATGTTCATTCTATCGATGCGGTTTTTGATCATACCAAAATGTTCAAGGCTATCTCCTTGCAACACTTTATTGGCATCTTCCTCAATCCATGACACCAAACGCTTGATGGCGTTTAATGGCGCCTTTAAATCATGGGAGGCTATATAAGCAAATTCGTCAAGGTCGCTATTCGACTTTTTTAACTTTTCAATTAAGGCTTCTCGCTCGGTCACATCTCTTGCCACACCTAATAAATAGGCATTGCCTTCGTCATCATCAAAGCGCGTTTTGGTGATGAAAAAGGTACGCATTTCACCGCTTGGAAAGGTTATGTGTTCTGTTGTTTCGGCTTTGCCTTGCTCGAAAGCTAATTTATCTTGTACTAGGAAAGTTAAAGCTTCTGCATCGCTATATATGTCTAAAGTGGAGTGTCCAATAACCTTATCGCGCATTTCTTCTGGAAATAAAGATAAAAAAGCGGTATTTGCATGTGAAATTTTATAATCACTGTCTTTGGCAAATATCAAGTCTGGGTTATTTTCAGTGATCATCTGATTGAGATCGATGAGATTAGACAATTCGAGATTTTTTCTTCGAAGTGCTAATTGGGACACCACATCTTTGGCCAAAAGTTTTAATATAGCTTTTTGATGTTTATCTAACAGACTTGGCTGAGTATCAAATACACATAAGGTACCCAAAATTTTCTGCTCGTAATTAATCAGAGGCACACCAGCGAAATAACGTATGTTAGGTGTTTTTATAACACATTCGTTTAACTTGGTTCGCTCATCGATAAGAGTGTCAGAAATTTCAAATACATCAGTTTGCTTGAGCATATCTGTACAAAAAATATTTTCTCGGTTTATTTCGTTTGGAAATGAGCCAACTTTTGAAGCCACCCATTGAGTGTCGGCATCGATGAAACTAACCATGGCAAAGGGTTTATTACAGCCTTCGATCGCAAGAACGGCTATGTCATCAAATAATTTATCTATATCCGTACTATTAAGATTATATTTTTTTAATGTTTGGATACTAAGTTCTTTGTGTTTTGGCATGCCTATTCCTATACAAAAGTAGATTGAAATATTCACTGTGATTATGCTTAAACCAATAGATGGTGGTTAAAGACTGCTTGTGTCCTAGGTTATTCCGATTTCAATTTTTAATTCTTCTGTGCTCGATTCACCTTTGATTAGAAAACCTTTCACAAAGTCATATTGCAAGGCACGTGCTTTTTCTTGTGGGTCGTCAGACCCCGAGTACATCAAAATTTGGCAGATATCTAGGTCAACCTGTGTTTTTAACTCTGCAAACTTCTGCAAAAATTCAAACCCATCCATGATAGGCATATTGACGTCAAGAATGATAATTGCAGGTGGGAAACTAGCACCATATTGCTGCAGGTTCTGTGAATGATTTTTTAAAAACTCAAGGCCAGAAGTACCATTCGTTTGTTGCATGATTTCGCTAACGCCAATTTTTTTAAGTTGATGGCTTAAAATGTACCGTTCAATTTCACTATCATCGATAATTAAAACGCTAGGCTGTTGCATCAAAAAGGTCGTTTTTTATTTAAATATATATATTACTTTAAACTTTATTGTTTACAGATAACAGCATTACACAATACTAAAACATAATAAAATCATGTCTTGGATATAACAAATACCCAACCCGTGCGCTCTAGTTCGGTCAGATATACTCTGACATCAAACTCAATTTGGTGATAATCAGGCTGCATATGCTGGCATAGTTGGTAAAATGCTTTGTTGTGTTGTTTTTCTTTTAGATGGGCTAATTCGTGCACTACGATCATATTTAAAAACGCGTCTGGGGTATTTTTAAACAAGGTGCTAACACGTAATTCATTTTTACTTTTTAACTTACCGCCTTGTATCCGTGATACATAGCTGTGTAAACCTAATGCGTGGTTGACTATATGAATTTTGCTGTCGTATATCACCTTGCTCAGTGGCGCTGTTTTTTTCAAATATTGATTTTTTAATGACATAGTGTAATCACGTAAGTCATTATCGTTAGCCACTTTGTGCAAGCTTGGATAACGTGTTCGCAACCAGTCACCTAGTGTATTGGCATCAACTAAGCGACGAATATCGTTCTGTAAATGAGCAGGATAGTGAGCTAAATAGGGTAAATTTTGAGACATTGGTGCAACCTTAATAATAATGTTGCTATTCTACGTCTTTCCACAGAATTCGTCGCCTCGCTTTTTGATTGACATATGAAATATCATATATATGATATTTCATATGTCTTGAGTTGAGCACTACTTTTAATGAACCCAGTCTCTTTTTATAAATGTTTATCTGAAGACACACGTTTGAAGTGTTTGCTATTGATTACACTTAAAGGTGAGTTGTGCGTGTGTGACTTAATCAGTGCTCTACAGTTAAGCCAGCCTAAAGTGTCCAGACATTTAGCTGAACTACGTAAATGTGGAATTCTGTCTGATCAAAGGCGTGGAAAATGGGTGTTCTATCAACTTGATCAAGACTTGCCTAAATGGTCGGTTGAGGTGCTTAAGCTTACCGCCACAGACAATCATCAATTCTTAAACGAATCTTTAACTCACTTAAATAGGGCGAAGCAATTAGATAATTGTTGTTAACCGTATTACTGAGATGGAATACTTTTAAAATGAAAATTTTATATATTTGTACCCATAACCGTTGCCGTAGTATTTTGTCAGAAGCAATCACCAACCAATTTTCTGCTGGCAAAATAACGGCGAGAAGTGCCGGTAGTCAACCTGCAGGTGAAGTGCATCCATTGTCGATTAAATATTTACAGCAAGCGGATATTTCAACCGAAGGTTTATGTAGCCAATCATGGGATGACTTTGAACAATTTGCGCCAGACTTAGTGGTGACAGTGTGTGACTCTGCTGCCGCTGAAACCTGCCCAGTGTGGTTCGGTAAAAGCTTAAAAGTGCATTGGGGCTTAGCTGATCCATCTAAGCTACAAGGGTCTGAGGCACACATTGCCGAAGCTTTTGAGGCAACTATCGAGCACATAAAGCAACGAGTGGAGCAACTGACTAACCTTAACCTAGATGTAAGAGACAAGGTCGCTTTCAAAGCTGCGCTTGCTAGTTTAGGAGCAATTTAATGTCAATTTCTACCCCGGCTATGCCGAACCTTGATAACACCCAATTTCAGGCTCCAAAAGTGCACGACTTCGCCAAGACAAGTGCTCAGCATAAACCCAAAATACTGCTGCTGTATGGTTCATTACGTACGCGGTCGTTTAGCCGATTGGTGGTAGAAGAGTCGGCCCGTTTGTTAGAGGCTATGGGTGCCGAGACGCGGATTTTTGATCCAACCGGTTTACCTTTACCAGATGGCGACGCAGCGACACATGAAAAAGTATTAGAGCTGCGTGAACTGATGATGTGGTCTGAGGGGCAGGTATGGTGCTCGCCTGAGCGTCATGGCGCCATGACTGGCATTCTGAAAAGTCAGATTGATTGGGTGCCGCTAAATTTAGGTGGTGTCAGGCCCACTCAAGGAAAAACGCTAGCTGTGATGCAGGTGTGTGGTGGTTCGCAGTCATTTAACGCGGTTAATCAAATGCGTATTTTAGGTCGTTGGATGCGTATGCTGACTATTCCTAATCAGTCGTCAGTAGCCAAAGCCTTTATGGAATTTGATGACAACGATCGAATGAAAGCTTCGCCATTTTATAATCGTATTGTGGATGTGTTGGAAGAACTGATGAAATTCACCTTGCTGACCAGAGACAACAGTGACTATTTAGTCGACCGTTATTCAGAGCGGGTAGAATCAGCTGAGCAAGTTAGTCACCGCGTTAATCAACGTGTTATCTGACGTTAAATAAAAAGCATAAAACATAGAGGAGCAAATAGATGGGATTATTTGAGCGTTATTTATCTGTTTGGGTTGGTATCAGCATCATAATCGGTGTGGTGTTGGGCAGTATTATTCCAGACTTTTTCTCATTAGTGGCAAGTTTAGAATATGCCCACGTGAACATAGTGGTGGCGATACTAATTTGGTTGATGGTGTACCCCATGATGATCCAAATCGATTTTTCATCAATCAAAGATGTAGGTAAAAAGCCTAAGGGATTGGCCTTAACCCTTGTTATCAACTGGCTTATCAAGCCTTTCACTATGGCGGCATTAGGTTGGTTGTTTTTAAAGGTTTTTTTGTCCGATTGGGTCGACCCACAATCAGCTAACGAATACATTGCAGGCATGATCTTGTTAGGTGTGGCACCTTGTACCGCAATGGTATTTATCTGGAGCCAAATGACCAAGGGCGATGCCAACTACACCTTGGTGCAAGTCTCGATTAATGACATCATTATGATTTTTGCCTTTGCGCCCTTAACTGCACTTTTGCTGGGTGTCAGTGAAATTCAAGTACCTTGGAATACCTTACTTATTTCAGTGCTGCTCTATGTGCTATTACCTTTGATTGCCGGAGCATTGACTCGGTCTTTGTTAGATAAAAAAGCCGCCAAAGCAGCGGAAACAACAGAACCCAAGAATGTAGACAGCTTTGTCGCTGCACTCAAACCTTGGTCTATGCTAGGTTTGTTGGGCACGGTGGTGTTATTATTCGGTTTTCAAGCAAAGACAATTTTGACTGAGCCGCAGACCATTGTATTAATTGCCATCCCGCTAATAATTCAAACCTATGGCATTTTTGCTATTGCTTACTTTTTTGCGATACGTCTTAAACTGCCCCACAATATTGCTGGGCCCGCCAGCATGATTGGTACATCTAACTTTTTTGAATTGGCAGTTGCTGTGGCTATTTCGTTGTTTGGATTGCACTCTGGTGCGGCTTTGGCCACGGTGGTCGGTGTGCTGGTTGAAGTACCTGTGATGTTGTCTTTGGTGTACTTTGTAAACAGAACTCGGCATTGGTTTAACTAAGTAACTTGAGCTCAGCATAAGCCATACCGCTCAATGTCTTTGCAAACAAATTCGCAGGCTCTACATATCGTTTATATTGAAATGACTTCTAGGGACCCGGCACGTCTTAATCCGAGTTCACGTTAAATAAATAT
Coding sequences:
- a CDS encoding YacL family protein, whose product is MDYQFSHDILGHPVATCELECEAFGDWLSHEIAQDTGQVTLLLNTIQQLQTHQLSHYQHNGKEYHLVFDKDEVELILNNNHIQEMAHSEEDESQELSDLHIQSGCGLADFHILLQAWQTFVS
- a CDS encoding response regulator; amino-acid sequence: MSKLSPDEVTLFLIEDDDIDVMSIKREFKRRKISSPIKRAKDGVEAFELLESAKVMRPFIILLDLQMPRMNGFEFLTKLRSHKDYKNSVVFVLSTSQNEQDIFNSYAFNVAGYFIKDEVGNSFVSIVDIFDAYRKVVHLPLS
- a CDS encoding GAF domain-containing sensor histidine kinase, which gives rise to MPKHKELSIQTLKKYNLNSTDIDKLFDDIAVLAIEGCNKPFAMVSFIDADTQWVASKVGSFPNEINRENIFCTDMLKQTDVFEISDTLIDERTKLNECVIKTPNIRYFAGVPLINYEQKILGTLCVFDTQPSLLDKHQKAILKLLAKDVVSQLALRRKNLELSNLIDLNQMITENNPDLIFAKDSDYKISHANTAFLSLFPEEMRDKVIGHSTLDIYSDAEALTFLVQDKLAFEQGKAETTEHITFPSGEMRTFFITKTRFDDDEGNAYLLGVARDVTEREALIEKLKKSNSDLDEFAYIASHDLKAPLNAIKRLVSWIEEDANKVLQGDSLEHFGMIKNRIDRMNMLLKDLLDYSRIGKNDGLPQTLNLQESVKSCCKSLALSDSFIIEADDTDLVLPKVPFELVLTNLISNAIKHHDKTSGHITIKCKHLKHDFQISVTDDGPGIDPSLHEKIFMKFQTLKPRDEVEGSGLGLAIVEKVLANYSGNISITSDVGKGATLIVTWPKANNK
- a CDS encoding response regulator, giving the protein MQQPSVLIIDDSEIERYILSHQLKKIGVSEIMQQTNGTSGLEFLKNHSQNLQQYGASFPPAIIILDVNMPIMDGFEFLQKFAELKTQVDLDICQILMYSGSDDPQEKARALQYDFVKGFLIKGESSTEELKIEIGIT
- a CDS encoding M48 family metallopeptidase, with product MSQNLPYLAHYPAHLQNDIRRLVDANTLGDWLRTRYPSLHKVANDNDLRDYTMSLKNQYLKKTAPLSKVIYDSKIHIVNHALGLHSYVSRIQGGKLKSKNELRVSTLFKNTPDAFLNMIVVHELAHLKEKQHNKAFYQLCQHMQPDYHQIEFDVRVYLTELERTGWVFVISKT
- a CDS encoding metalloregulator ArsR/SmtB family transcription factor → MNPVSFYKCLSEDTRLKCLLLITLKGELCVCDLISALQLSQPKVSRHLAELRKCGILSDQRRGKWVFYQLDQDLPKWSVEVLKLTATDNHQFLNESLTHLNRAKQLDNCC
- a CDS encoding arsenate reductase ArsC, giving the protein MKILYICTHNRCRSILSEAITNQFSAGKITARSAGSQPAGEVHPLSIKYLQQADISTEGLCSQSWDDFEQFAPDLVVTVCDSAAAETCPVWFGKSLKVHWGLADPSKLQGSEAHIAEAFEATIEHIKQRVEQLTNLNLDVRDKVAFKAALASLGAI
- the arsH gene encoding arsenical resistance protein ArsH, with protein sequence MSISTPAMPNLDNTQFQAPKVHDFAKTSAQHKPKILLLYGSLRTRSFSRLVVEESARLLEAMGAETRIFDPTGLPLPDGDAATHEKVLELRELMMWSEGQVWCSPERHGAMTGILKSQIDWVPLNLGGVRPTQGKTLAVMQVCGGSQSFNAVNQMRILGRWMRMLTIPNQSSVAKAFMEFDDNDRMKASPFYNRIVDVLEELMKFTLLTRDNSDYLVDRYSERVESAEQVSHRVNQRVI
- the arsB gene encoding ACR3 family arsenite efflux transporter, giving the protein MGLFERYLSVWVGISIIIGVVLGSIIPDFFSLVASLEYAHVNIVVAILIWLMVYPMMIQIDFSSIKDVGKKPKGLALTLVINWLIKPFTMAALGWLFLKVFLSDWVDPQSANEYIAGMILLGVAPCTAMVFIWSQMTKGDANYTLVQVSINDIIMIFAFAPLTALLLGVSEIQVPWNTLLISVLLYVLLPLIAGALTRSLLDKKAAKAAETTEPKNVDSFVAALKPWSMLGLLGTVVLLFGFQAKTILTEPQTIVLIAIPLIIQTYGIFAIAYFFAIRLKLPHNIAGPASMIGTSNFFELAVAVAISLFGLHSGAALATVVGVLVEVPVMLSLVYFVNRTRHWFN